A DNA window from Amphiprion ocellaris isolate individual 3 ecotype Okinawa chromosome 8, ASM2253959v1, whole genome shotgun sequence contains the following coding sequences:
- the LOC111583795 gene encoding cytosolic sulfotransferase 2-like, which produces MEQPPRPTTFDFHGVCMTEIVTGNWDNVQDFKARPDDVLIVTYPKAGTTWVSYILDLLYFGTVDPDRQTSIPINKRVPFLEMAKRTLPTGTETLNQLTTTPRLIKSHLPVQFVPKSFWEQRCKIVYVARNAKDCAVSYFHFGRMNKSQPDPGDWNSYLEKYMEGQVIYGSWFDHVINWWDKKQTCSNIHYMSYEDLSQDLGREVDRLCAFLGLSPSAEEKENLKAAVKFDNMKENKMVNYSTVPSMDQKVSPFMRKGKVADWKNHFTVSQNEKFDEVYKQKMKNCTLKICSEI; this is translated from the exons ATGGAGCAGCCACCTCGGCCAACAACATTTGACTTCCATGGAGTCTGCATGACGGAAATTGTTACCGGCAACTGGGATAATGTACAGGACTTTAAAGCGAGACCGGATGATGTTCTTATAGTCACTTATCCTAAAGCAG GAACCACGTGGGTCTCTTATATCCTCGATCTTCTGTACTTTGGGACCGTGGATCCAGACCGTCAGACATCCATCCCTATTAACAAGAGAGTGCCCTTCCTGGAGATGGCCAAACGCACTTTACCCACAG GCACAGAGACATTAAACCAGCTCACCACAACTCCTCGTCTCATTAAAAGCCACCTACCAGTCCAGTTTGTTCCAAAGTCTTTCTGGGAGCAGCGCTGCAAG ATAGTGTATGTGGCCCGTAATGCAAAGGACTGTGCAGTGTCCTATTTCCACTTTGGCCGCATGAACAAGAGCCAGCCGGACCCAGGAGACTGGAACAGCTACCTAGAGAAATATATGGAGGGACAGG TGATCTATGGATCGTGGTTTGACCATGTGATCAACTGGTGGGACAAGAAGCAGACTTGTTCAAACATTCACTACATGTCCTACGAAGATTTGAGTCAG GACTTAGGACGAGAAGTGGACCGACTGTGCGCCTTTCTTGGTTTGTCTCCTTCAgctgaagaaaaggaaaatttaaaagctgcagtgaagtttgacaacatgaaagaaaacaaaatggtcAACTATTCCACCGTCCCATCGATGGACCAGAAGGTGTCGCCCTTCATGAGAAAAG GAAAAGTTGCTGACTGGAAGAACCATTTCACTGTGTCCCAGAATGAAAAGTTTGATGAGGTCTAcaagcagaaaatgaagaacTGTACACTGAAGATTTGCTCTGAGATTTAA